GAGACCCCTTCAGTCAAGCCAATGTGTTGTCCAGGGGTATTGTGGGCAGCCTGGATGGCAAGCTGGTTGTCGCCTCCCCCATTTACAAACAGCACTTCACCCTTGACGGTGGCCAATGCCTGGAGGACCCCGACGTGAGCATCCCCCATTACGCGGTTCGCGTTGACGGCGATGCGGTGCAAATCAGTCTAAGCGCAGAATAACCCCCTTCATCATGGAAGGGTTAAATACAACAAGATGGGTAAACCACAGATAGTCTCCACCCTGACCGGTCGCATGGCAGCTCCCCCGCTGCCCGGCCGGATTTTTTTCGCCTTTGGAATCCCGGGCTCCCCGGTTTATAATCCCTGCGCATTTTCATTCCTAACCCACTTCTGATAACGGAATTCAGTATGAGCTATTCAAAAATTCCCGCTGGCAAAGAACTGCCCCACGACATTTATGTTGCCATCGAGAT
The DNA window shown above is from Spongiibacter sp. IMCC21906 and carries:
- the nirD gene encoding nitrite reductase small subunit NirD — protein: MMAWTSVCKINDILPNAGAAALLGDTQVAIFRVQDQFFALSNRDPFSQANVLSRGIVGSLDGKLVVASPIYKQHFTLDGGQCLEDPDVSIPHYAVRVDGDAVQISLSAE